GACGAAAATGGTAATGCTGTACGCATCGATGGGATTGTCACCGAGATTGCAGAAGTGGAGCAATGCGATCGCAGCAGCGAAATACGCAAACAAGCTGACCAGGAACAACAAAAGTTTATTACCTTAGTTGAGAGCATATCCGACTTCATCGCTATTGCTAGCTTGGATGGTAAGGTTATTTACCTTAATAAAGCAGGAGAAAAGCTAGTCGGGATATCAGACAAAGAACAGGCTTTGCATACTAACTTATTGCAATATTTCTTTTTAGAAGACCGCGCCTGTGTTGAGGCGTATATCCTACCCATCGTTATGCAAGAGGGACAATGGGAAGGCGAAATGCGTTTTCAGCATTTTCAGACAGGGGCAGAAATTTTTATTAATTTGAATGTTTTTACTATCAAAGATAAACAAACAGATAAGCCGTTGGCTATAGCTAGCATTGCTCGCGATATTACAGAACAAAAGCAGGCTGAAGAGGCATTGCGAATCAGCGAACAGCGATTAAGTCTGGCCTTGTGGGCGACGGATAATGGACTTTGGGATTGGAATTTAGTAACAAATGAAGTTTATTTTAGCCCTGGTTGGAAATGGATGCTGGGCTATGAAGTAGATGAGCTAGAATCACACGTCAGTACTTGGCAAAAGCTGATGCATCCTGACGATCTGCCTTATGCGATGGAGGCATTGAACAAGCATTTTGAAGATTCCAGCTTTCGCTATGCAATTGACCTGCGAATGCTGACAAAATCCGGCGAATGGAAATGGATTTTGGCTCAAGGTAAAGTAGTAGAGCGCGATCGCGATGGCAAGCCATTGCGGATGGCAGGTACGCATAAAGATATAGCCCATCGCAAAAGTGCAGAGGAAGAACTAGCGCAGACAAAAAAATTCTTATCTTCAGTGTTAGAAAATTTGCCAGTTGCGGTTGCCGCTAAAGAAGCCGAAGAATTGCGATTTGCTTTATGGAATTCAGCCGCAAAAGACTTATTTGGATTTAACCCAGAAGAAGTGTTGGGCAAAAACGACTATGATGTGTTTCCTAAAGACCAAGCTGACTTTTTCACAAGCAAAGATCGGCAAGTGCTGAACAGCGGAGAAGTCTTGGACATCCCCGAAGAGTTTATTCAGCTAAAGCAAGGCGGGATAGCCATATTGCACACCAAGAAAACAGCTATTTTAGATGCAAATGGCAAACCCCAATATTTATTAGCCATTGCTGAAGACATCACCGAGCGCAAACAAGCAGAAGCAGCGCTGCGCCAAAGTCAATATCAACTGCAAGAAGCTCAAAGAATCGCCCACATAGGCAATTGGGAATTTGATGTAGCCACTGGGCAAATTACTTGGTCAGATGAACTATTCCGAATTTTTAATATTGAACCTGGGCAACCAGTACCCACTTATACAGAACATTTAAAACTATATTACGCAGAGGACAGCGAATTGTTACACCAAAAAGTAACAAGTGCTATAACTGAGGGAAAATCTTATGAAACTGACCTTCGCATCATAGGGTCAGAGGGTTCGTTCAGATATATCAACGTTAGAGGGGAAGCGATTCGCAATGAACAAGAACAAGTCGTGCGAGTAATCGGCACAGTAATAGATATTACCGATCGAAAACGTGCCGAACAAGCGCTGCGAGATAAAGAGCAATTCTTACGCACTATCTATGATGGTGTAGAACAACTAATTTTTGTTGTTGATGTTCGGGAAAATAACGAATTTCGTTATGCTGGTTGGAACCCAGCAGCAGAGAAGACCATTGGCATCAGCACCGCCGATGGTTATGGCAAAACTCCCCAGCAGCTATTTGGTGGGGAGCTGGGTAGTTCCCTGCAACAGAAATACGCTAATTGCTTAGAGTCAGGTTCAACGATAACTTATGAGGAACGTATAAGCAGGAATGAGATAGAAACTTGGTGGCTTATTACCCTCAACCCAATGCGGGATGAATCGGGAAAAATCTCTCGGCTTATTGGCACATCAACTAACATCACGCAGCGAAAACAAGCCGAAGCGACGCTTTCCGAGCGCGAACAATTCTTGCGTAGCATCTACGAAGGGGTAGACTTAGCCATCCAAGTTTTAGATGTCTTGGAGGGGGGAGAATTTCGTTATACAGCCTTCAACCCGGCAATGGAACGCAAGCTTCTGATTTCCCCTTCGCAGTTGCTGGGTAAAACTCTGGCAGAGGCACTCCCGCCTGAGCTAGCTCATCAAGTGAGGCAACATTGTGCCGATTGCGTTGAGGCAGGGATGACAATTTCTTTTGAGGATTGCCACATAGTCGATGGTAAAGACAGTTGGTGGCAAATGAGTATGAC
The Microcoleus sp. FACHB-831 genome window above contains:
- a CDS encoding PAS domain S-box protein gives rise to the protein MSRLFDAPSPTQVCMLQTEPWIGRIFNEIQQVVRSLDATSYELIYVNSAVEKIYGRQASEFYDNSELWLQAIDPSERSRVLESLARVLEVGTVETEYHIIRPDGETRLVRDKFWLIEDENGNAVRIDGIVTEIAEVEQCDRSSEIRKQADQEQQKFITLVESISDFIAIASLDGKVIYLNKAGEKLVGISDKEQALHTNLLQYFFLEDRACVEAYILPIVMQEGQWEGEMRFQHFQTGAEIFINLNVFTIKDKQTDKPLAIASIARDITEQKQAEEALRISEQRLSLALWATDNGLWDWNLVTNEVYFSPGWKWMLGYEVDELESHVSTWQKLMHPDDLPYAMEALNKHFEDSSFRYAIDLRMLTKSGEWKWILAQGKVVERDRDGKPLRMAGTHKDIAHRKSAEEELAQTKKFLSSVLENLPVAVAAKEAEELRFALWNSAAKDLFGFNPEEVLGKNDYDVFPKDQADFFTSKDRQVLNSGEVLDIPEEFIQLKQGGIAILHTKKTAILDANGKPQYLLAIAEDITERKQAEAALRQSQYQLQEAQRIAHIGNWEFDVATGQITWSDELFRIFNIEPGQPVPTYTEHLKLYYAEDSELLHQKVTSAITEGKSYETDLRIIGSEGSFRYINVRGEAIRNEQEQVVRVIGTVIDITDRKRAEQALRDKEQFLRTIYDGVEQLIFVVDVRENNEFRYAGWNPAAEKTIGISTADGYGKTPQQLFGGELGSSLQQKYANCLESGSTITYEERISRNEIETWWLITLNPMRDESGKISRLIGTSTNITQRKQAEATLSEREQFLRSIYEGVDLAIQVLDVLEGGEFRYTAFNPAMERKLLISPSQLLGKTLAEALPPELAHQVRQHCADCVEAGMTISFEDCHIVDGKDSWWQMSMTPLKNDEAEVSKLVATASNITARKQAQLALEQSEAQLRELAQQEALLNRLATQIRNSLNLDTILETTVHEIKNLFQIDRCLFSWYRQADLRLSEESEIQNFYWEVAKEAKHPDLPSLLGCYPHEQVGNLAKERIFRMGVLRADDVTTEPDPVMRQFLINVGYKSALIIPIKTLSGEFGVVSCSHSRDSRCWSDAEVQLLQAVCDQLAIALNQAELYTQSQESALQAQAKSLELQQTLQELQRTQTQLIQTEKMSSLGQMVAGVAHEINNPVNFIYGNLLHTADYTSDLLGLIQLYQEAYPQPTLEITDKIESIELDFLTEDLPKMLHSMEVGAERIREIVKSLRTFSRLDEADMKSVDIHENIDSTLMILLHRLKAQAAHPSIPVIKEYNSNLPMVECYAGSLNQVFMNILSNAIDAIDDFNETRSFEEIQVNPGKIWIITEILESNRVAIRIKDNGPGIPANVLPRLFDPFFTTKTVGKGTGLGLSISYQIVVERHRGDLRCISSPGCGTEFVIEIPLRQ